In Liquorilactobacillus hordei DSM 19519, the following proteins share a genomic window:
- a CDS encoding AzlD domain-containing protein: MYSFDYVLKIIICSGFVVWLSKIFPLVILKKYRLNEKIINFLSFVPITIMSALWFESLFVQHLGHLPSLNFENLVASVPTVLSAILTKSLLVVVVVGAISLALIRFFGV, translated from the coding sequence ATGTATTCTTTTGATTATGTATTAAAAATTATTATATGCTCTGGATTTGTGGTTTGGTTGTCTAAAATCTTTCCTCTTGTGATTCTGAAAAAGTATCGTTTGAATGAAAAAATAATTAACTTTTTAAGTTTTGTTCCAATTACGATCATGTCTGCACTGTGGTTTGAGAGTTTATTTGTTCAACATTTAGGTCATCTACCAAGTTTAAACTTTGAAAACTTGGTAGCTTCAGTTCCAACGGTTTTAAGTGCAATTTTAACTAAGAGTCTTTTGGTTGTGGTTGTAGTTGGTGCGATTTCCTTAGCACTTATCAGATTTTTTGGAGTATAG
- a CDS encoding AzlC family ABC transporter permease, whose translation MNNQLTRKRAIIETLPTVLGYIGIGITVGIVGRAAGLNVLEVVLMSMITYGGSVQFVIIGMIINHSELLPILLATFLVNARMILISMSVAPYLEQESVFKNILLGSLLTDETYVLSMNKINYTKKRLNFEWLNISNLIAYFTWAIASFTGALVGNYVETPQKFGLDFALIAMFIGLLYLQIISEKEIKIGLQVLVIMFTLFIMYFGLIFVSANILVLLVTILGCLFGVIMKNVFF comes from the coding sequence TTGAATAATCAGTTAACAAGAAAACGGGCAATTATTGAAACATTGCCTACCGTCCTTGGTTATATTGGAATTGGGATCACTGTTGGAATTGTTGGACGCGCTGCTGGGCTAAACGTGTTAGAAGTAGTATTGATGTCAATGATTACGTACGGAGGATCTGTCCAATTTGTGATTATTGGTATGATTATCAACCATAGTGAGTTACTGCCAATTCTTTTGGCAACATTCTTAGTTAATGCAAGAATGATTCTAATCAGTATGTCAGTTGCACCTTATTTAGAACAAGAATCAGTTTTTAAAAATATATTGTTAGGCTCGTTATTAACAGATGAAACATACGTGTTAAGCATGAATAAAATTAATTATACAAAGAAGAGACTAAATTTCGAATGGCTTAATATCAGTAACTTGATAGCATATTTCACGTGGGCAATTGCTTCATTTACTGGGGCCTTGGTAGGTAATTACGTAGAGACACCACAGAAATTTGGCTTAGACTTTGCCTTAATTGCAATGTTCATTGGGCTATTGTATCTACAAATTATCAGTGAAAAAGAAATCAAAATTGGATTACAAGTACTGGTTATTATGTTCACACTATTTATAATGTATTTTGGATTAATTTTTGTTTCTGCAAACATACTGGTTTTATTGGTAACAATCTTGGGTTGTTTATTTGGAGTGATAATGAAAAATGTATTCTTTTGA